A region from the Acidimicrobiia bacterium genome encodes:
- a CDS encoding acyl-CoA dehydrogenase family protein: MLPDDLATFREEVRTFLRAEMRADQIAGRRDRFDLTGWDESFERSLLARAGAAGLVGVSLPHEYGGGGRPRSWQAVVSFEAAYHDAPLIDTVAVLVAPTVLAFGSEAQRDRFLPAATAGTCIACIAYTEAGAGSDLANIATTATDDDRGGFVLDGEKVLVTAAHKADWCCTIARTDPSSEGSRGLSMFLVDMSTPGVTVERVPTANGWTLGTIRFDGARVGGDALLGARDNGWRQLGAALLSERSGMAWLGWASRNVYALVDAFRGTSDRLARDALADLATRLFIGLRFAERVLTLQDAGRAPAVEAAMSKVWATELLQRIARVGNALLGPGSVLEPGWFGDEPLASWFAYEAVERLHPTLSVGANEIQRTTIGQLGLGLPREPNP; the protein is encoded by the coding sequence TTGCTTCCCGACGACCTCGCGACGTTCCGCGAGGAGGTTCGCACGTTCCTGCGCGCCGAGATGCGTGCGGATCAGATCGCCGGTCGTCGCGACCGGTTCGACCTCACCGGTTGGGACGAATCCTTCGAACGATCGTTGCTCGCACGCGCGGGCGCGGCCGGCCTCGTCGGTGTGAGCCTGCCTCACGAGTACGGCGGCGGCGGCCGGCCCCGCAGCTGGCAGGCGGTGGTGAGCTTCGAGGCCGCCTACCACGACGCCCCACTGATCGACACCGTCGCCGTGCTCGTGGCTCCGACGGTGCTCGCGTTCGGTTCCGAGGCTCAGCGCGATCGGTTCCTGCCCGCGGCAACCGCGGGGACGTGCATCGCGTGCATCGCGTACACCGAGGCTGGTGCCGGGTCCGATCTCGCGAACATCGCCACGACCGCGACCGACGACGACAGGGGCGGGTTCGTGCTCGACGGCGAGAAGGTACTCGTGACCGCCGCGCACAAGGCCGATTGGTGCTGCACGATTGCGCGTACCGACCCGTCGTCAGAAGGATCGCGCGGCTTGTCGATGTTCCTCGTCGACATGAGCACGCCGGGCGTGACGGTCGAGCGCGTCCCCACTGCGAACGGCTGGACGCTCGGCACGATTCGCTTCGACGGCGCACGCGTCGGGGGCGACGCGCTCCTGGGTGCGCGCGACAACGGATGGCGACAGTTGGGCGCGGCGCTCCTCAGCGAGCGGTCGGGCATGGCCTGGCTCGGTTGGGCGAGCCGGAACGTGTACGCGCTGGTCGATGCGTTCCGGGGGACTTCCGACCGGCTCGCTCGTGATGCGCTCGCCGACCTTGCCACGCGGCTGTTCATCGGACTGCGGTTCGCGGAGCGGGTACTCACGTTGCAGGACGCCGGTCGGGCGCCGGCGGTGGAAGCCGCCATGAGCAAGGTGTGGGCCACCGAGCTCCTGCAGCGCATCGCGCGTGTCGGCAACGCGCTGCTCGGCCCGGGCTCCGTGCTCGAGCCGGGCTGGTTCGGCGACGAACCATTGGCGAGCTGGTTCGCCTACGAGGCCGTCGAGCGCCTCCACCCCACGCTCAGCGTCGGCGCCAACGAGATCCAACGGACCACTATCGGC
- a CDS encoding amidohydrolase family protein — MTKLAGDRYIVISSDGHAGAQMEEYRDYLEKEWLDEFDDWAKSYVNPFTDLRGVTAYRNWDSAKRLEELEDDGVVGEVLFPNTIPPFFPSASLVTRQPKTRDDYERRWAGLKAHNRWLADFSARTPGRRAGMAQIFLNDIDDAVAEIRAARENGLFGGILLPGVPPDSGLAPLIAPDYEPIWAVCEELDMPVNNHTGQAGPDFGDYEASMALFMIELGWFSHRVFWHMVFGGVFARHPRLKLVLTEQSAGWVPSVLAMLDHQYERFKTPGAAEAHFGGELARKMDLSPSEYWARNCYSGASFFRPNEAELRYEIGVDKIMWGQDYPHVEGTYPYTTEALRNTFAGIDTDEVAAMVGGNAAEVYDFDLDALATVAARVGPTVEEVAVPLDHIPEDSVSIAFAGEAVKPW; from the coding sequence ATGACGAAGCTCGCGGGCGATCGCTACATCGTGATCTCGTCGGACGGCCACGCCGGCGCGCAGATGGAGGAGTACCGCGACTACCTCGAGAAGGAGTGGCTCGACGAGTTCGACGACTGGGCGAAGTCGTACGTGAACCCGTTCACCGACCTGCGCGGCGTGACCGCGTACCGCAACTGGGATTCGGCGAAGCGGCTCGAGGAGCTCGAGGACGACGGGGTGGTCGGGGAGGTGCTCTTCCCGAACACCATCCCGCCGTTCTTCCCGTCGGCCAGCCTGGTCACGCGCCAACCCAAGACGCGCGACGACTACGAACGCCGCTGGGCCGGGCTCAAGGCGCACAACCGCTGGCTCGCCGACTTCTCCGCCCGCACCCCAGGTCGCCGCGCGGGCATGGCGCAGATCTTCCTGAACGACATCGACGACGCGGTCGCGGAGATCCGCGCCGCGCGCGAGAACGGGCTCTTCGGCGGCATCCTGTTGCCGGGCGTTCCCCCCGACTCCGGCCTCGCACCGCTCATCGCACCCGACTACGAACCGATCTGGGCCGTGTGCGAGGAGCTCGACATGCCGGTCAACAACCACACCGGCCAGGCCGGGCCCGACTTCGGCGACTACGAGGCGTCGATGGCGCTGTTCATGATCGAGCTCGGGTGGTTCTCGCACCGCGTGTTCTGGCACATGGTCTTCGGTGGTGTCTTCGCCCGGCACCCCCGCCTGAAGCTGGTGCTCACGGAGCAGTCGGCGGGATGGGTACCAAGCGTGCTCGCGATGCTCGACCACCAGTACGAGCGGTTCAAGACGCCGGGTGCGGCCGAAGCGCACTTCGGCGGCGAGCTCGCGAGGAAGATGGACCTGTCGCCCAGCGAGTACTGGGCGCGCAACTGCTATTCGGGCGCGAGCTTCTTCCGCCCGAACGAGGCGGAGCTGCGCTACGAGATCGGCGTCGACAAGATCATGTGGGGCCAGGACTACCCGCACGTCGAAGGCACCTACCCGTACACCACCGAAGCGCTGCGCAACACCTTCGCCGGCATCGACACCGACGAGGTCGCGGCGATGGTCGGCGGCAACGCGGCCGAGGTGTACGACTTCGACCTCGACGCGCTCGCGACGGTCGCGGCACGAGTGGGTCCCACCGTCGAGGAGGTCGCGGTCCCGCTCGACCACATTCCCGAGGACAGCGTGTCGATCGCGTTCGCCGGTGAGGCGGTGAAGCCGTGGTAG
- a CDS encoding amidohydrolase family protein, whose translation MVDRYLVISSDTHAGLPDAEYEHYLDPEYRDAFRDDMNQRHDMRARMNAMRESENEFVKDWYEQNDEGLQGGWDAARRDKELDADGVVGEIIFPDADAVRGGASAPFGAGLGSSGEFDGDLLMAGARAHNRWLAELCSDSPDRRCGLAIVPILHDIDHAVAEIRRARDSGLRGILIPAMWRPFEPYNHPRYEPIWAVCEELDMVVHTHTGPAPRDEIGADLGIYTNETIFWTMRPMWFLLWSGVFERYPRLKFAVTEGGCWWAADLLWKSDTSYLREHATKKLGNIAPKLTMLPSEYFDRNCFIGSSNTRRREIARRFEIGVGNIMWGNDFPHPEGTWPHTRTWLRETFWDCPVDDTRRILGLNAAGVYSFDVEKLAPLADRVGPTPDDLGQTADVDLSKWDDLEAAGRPWLTGKEALPATDRA comes from the coding sequence GTGGTAGATCGCTATCTCGTCATCTCGTCCGACACGCACGCCGGCCTCCCCGATGCGGAGTACGAGCACTACCTCGATCCCGAGTACCGCGACGCGTTCCGCGACGACATGAACCAACGCCATGACATGCGTGCCCGCATGAACGCGATGCGCGAGAGCGAGAACGAGTTCGTGAAGGACTGGTACGAGCAGAACGACGAAGGCCTGCAGGGCGGATGGGACGCGGCGCGCCGCGACAAGGAGCTCGACGCCGACGGTGTCGTCGGCGAGATCATCTTTCCCGACGCCGACGCGGTGCGCGGCGGCGCGTCGGCTCCGTTCGGCGCGGGCTTGGGGTCGAGCGGCGAGTTCGACGGCGACCTGCTGATGGCCGGGGCGCGGGCGCACAACCGCTGGCTCGCGGAGTTGTGCAGCGACAGTCCCGACCGGCGCTGTGGGCTGGCGATCGTGCCGATCCTGCACGACATCGACCATGCCGTCGCAGAGATCCGCCGCGCGCGTGACTCCGGTCTCCGAGGCATTCTGATCCCCGCGATGTGGCGGCCGTTCGAGCCCTACAACCACCCGCGGTACGAGCCGATCTGGGCCGTGTGCGAGGAGCTCGACATGGTCGTGCACACGCACACCGGTCCTGCGCCACGCGACGAGATCGGCGCCGACCTCGGGATCTACACGAACGAGACGATCTTCTGGACGATGCGCCCGATGTGGTTCCTGCTCTGGTCGGGCGTGTTCGAGCGGTATCCGCGGTTGAAGTTCGCGGTGACCGAGGGCGGATGCTGGTGGGCGGCCGATCTCCTCTGGAAGTCCGACACGAGCTATCTCCGGGAGCACGCCACCAAGAAGCTCGGCAACATCGCGCCGAAGCTCACGATGCTGCCGAGCGAGTACTTCGATCGCAACTGCTTCATCGGATCATCGAACACGCGGCGGCGCGAGATCGCGCGGCGTTTCGAGATCGGTGTGGGCAACATCATGTGGGGGAACGACTTCCCGCACCCCGAAGGCACGTGGCCGCACACTCGCACGTGGTTGCGGGAGACCTTCTGGGACTGCCCGGTCGACGACACGCGGCGGATCCTCGGGCTCAACGCGGCCGGGGTCTACAGCTTCGACGTCGAGAAACTCGCGCCGCTCGCCGATCGCGTCGGTCCCACGCCGGACGACCTCGGCCAGACCGCCGACGTCGACCTCAGCAAGTGGGACGATCTCGAGGCCGCCGGGCGCCCGTGGCTCACGGGCAAGGAAGCGCTCCCGGCAACCGACCGCGCGTGA
- a CDS encoding cytochrome P450 yields the protein MSQAPEVKVGASEADAIRNRMFGAGLVDDPYPTYHRLITEGPVLPGGINDQFAEMGEFRMPGAQGTAISVHSHEACVHALRRADVYSSSSYDQGLRFVIGHSIIGMDEPEHRRMRLLLQPAFTKSEMERWKTEIILPIVDEHLDRIVGRGRADLYEEIAPAVPIHTISAALGLPTADRRQFFEWAVGMTSMGAGPEARLDASKAVGEYVAPLIAARREQPGDDLITILVEATVPPDEDLGDLEPRPLDDDEITTFVRLLIIAGAGTTYRAYGNLMFFLLTHPEQFAAVRDDRALVPAAIEESLRIEQPLAQILRVATEESDLRGVPIPAGCSVQLNVGAANHDAAQWQNPEEFDIFRERPDRHLSFGFGIHRCLGIHLARAELDVLLNRTIDRLPNLRLDPQGAGDVHMTGLGFRMVTALPVLFD from the coding sequence GTGAGCCAGGCACCGGAGGTGAAGGTGGGCGCGTCGGAGGCCGACGCGATCCGCAACCGCATGTTCGGCGCCGGGCTCGTCGACGATCCGTATCCCACGTATCACCGCCTCATCACCGAAGGCCCCGTGCTTCCCGGTGGCATCAACGACCAGTTCGCGGAGATGGGCGAGTTCCGTATGCCGGGAGCGCAGGGTACGGCGATCTCGGTGCACAGCCACGAGGCGTGCGTGCACGCGCTGCGACGGGCGGACGTCTACTCGTCGTCCTCGTACGACCAAGGGCTGCGCTTCGTCATCGGCCACAGCATCATCGGCATGGACGAGCCCGAGCATCGGCGCATGCGCTTGCTGCTGCAGCCCGCGTTCACGAAGAGCGAGATGGAGCGCTGGAAGACGGAGATCATCCTGCCGATCGTCGACGAGCACCTCGACCGGATCGTCGGACGCGGACGCGCCGACCTCTACGAGGAGATCGCGCCCGCGGTGCCGATCCACACGATCTCGGCTGCCCTCGGTCTGCCTACCGCGGACCGGCGCCAGTTCTTCGAATGGGCGGTCGGCATGACGTCGATGGGAGCCGGCCCCGAGGCGCGGCTCGACGCGTCGAAGGCCGTCGGCGAATACGTGGCGCCGCTGATCGCGGCGCGGCGCGAGCAGCCCGGCGATGACTTGATCACGATCCTCGTCGAGGCGACGGTCCCGCCTGACGAGGACCTGGGCGACCTCGAGCCGCGCCCGCTCGACGACGACGAGATCACGACGTTCGTGCGCCTCCTCATCATCGCCGGCGCCGGCACCACCTACCGCGCCTACGGCAACCTCATGTTCTTCCTGCTCACCCACCCCGAGCAGTTCGCCGCGGTGCGCGACGACCGGGCATTGGTGCCCGCGGCGATCGAGGAGTCGTTGCGGATCGAGCAGCCGCTCGCGCAGATCCTGCGCGTCGCGACCGAGGAGTCGGATCTGCGCGGCGTGCCGATCCCCGCCGGCTGCTCGGTGCAACTCAACGTGGGCGCGGCCAACCACGACGCCGCCCAGTGGCAGAACCCCGAGGAGTTCGACATCTTCCGCGAGCGGCCCGACCGCCACCTCAGCTTCGGGTTCGGGATCCACCGCTGCCTCGGCATCCACCTCGCGCGCGCCGAGCTCGACGTGCTGCTCAACCGGACCATCGACCGCCTCCCGAACCTCCGCCTCGATCCGCAGGGCGCGGGCGACGTGCACATGACCGGCCTCGGCTTCCGCATGGTCACCGCGCTGCCGGTGCTCTTCGACTAG
- a CDS encoding helix-turn-helix domain-containing protein, with product MAGIFDGVMPERESGIRPSPSARRATQILAFLARRPHHAFTVSEIARALALNRATCHSVLMALEESRYVRRDDRTKGYSLGSALIAVGEAARSSMKVVDEARPEVERLAATMGVECVAAVAAGDEMVIVANAGPPDRFGGVIRVGYTYPLCPPFATAFVAWADDATIDAWLSRAGPLADDQRKHYLAALDAVRRRGYSVTLEIKDPIRFGEAFAALRSERATGSSLEEHHRVNQLLQQEYMLPEADALGPHRIEQVTVPVFDNDGSVALVIGLTGFAHDLALDEANTYIAPLLAASHRISARLGGTPGI from the coding sequence ATGGCCGGCATCTTCGACGGTGTGATGCCTGAACGCGAGAGTGGCATCAGACCGTCGCCGTCCGCGCGCCGGGCAACGCAAATCCTCGCGTTCCTCGCTCGCCGCCCGCATCATGCGTTCACGGTCTCGGAGATCGCACGGGCACTCGCGCTCAACCGCGCCACCTGTCACTCCGTGTTGATGGCTCTGGAAGAGAGCCGTTACGTGCGGCGCGACGATCGCACCAAGGGATATTCACTCGGGTCGGCGCTGATCGCCGTAGGTGAGGCCGCGCGGTCGAGCATGAAGGTCGTCGACGAAGCCCGTCCCGAAGTGGAGCGCCTCGCCGCGACGATGGGCGTCGAATGTGTCGCCGCGGTGGCCGCCGGCGACGAGATGGTGATCGTGGCCAATGCCGGGCCACCCGACCGCTTCGGGGGCGTGATCCGCGTGGGGTACACGTACCCGTTGTGTCCGCCGTTCGCGACCGCGTTCGTCGCGTGGGCCGACGACGCCACCATCGACGCATGGCTGAGCCGCGCGGGTCCGCTGGCCGACGACCAGCGCAAGCATTACCTCGCGGCGCTGGACGCCGTCCGGCGGCGCGGGTATTCGGTGACGCTCGAGATCAAGGATCCGATTCGGTTCGGCGAGGCCTTCGCCGCGTTGCGGTCCGAGCGTGCCACCGGGTCAAGCCTCGAGGAGCACCACCGCGTCAATCAGCTCCTGCAACAGGAGTACATGCTCCCCGAGGCAGACGCGCTCGGTCCGCACCGAATCGAACAGGTCACCGTCCCGGTCTTCGACAACGATGGCAGCGTCGCGCTCGTCATCGGGCTAACGGGCTTCGCGCACGATCTCGCGCTCGACGAAGCGAACACGTACATCGCGCCGCTGCTCGCGGCCTCGCACCGGATCAGCGCACGTCTCGGAGGCACTCCCGGGATCTAG
- a CDS encoding ATP-binding protein — MTEDLSDTQESAAPEPADSAAALSARLLEEEALREQRTAAMVAELADEEMPGVGLDAMSLRRGLEIGGLSMVVVLGLGQFMEFVDRSGFSVLAPDIQKTLGVSDAVIAAIGGAFGILFLAGSIPLSSIADRRSRTKLAAISLGAWSIVVALTAFVQNAFQLFIARLASGLGQSYQLPTHSPLLIDTYPIEARGRVFALSNIIQNCGNGLAPMIAGAIAAIAGGDEGWRWVFIVTAIATIPIVLATLRLEEPRRGRHEMRAVLGEEVEADADELPISLSVAFERLNKIKTFHFFLLGMASLGFALFTVPLFLNLIFEHRFGLGGFERGLATSATIVPGLIAVAFVGKRSDSLFRRSPPRCLVFIGALIASFGIFIAVGVFMPSLVLLLILVGIGDAMAQSAFAIVIAPISAIIPYRLRSRGVAMIGLYVFLFGAFFGAVITGVLADAIGRRGAVAVVVVPAALIGGALIAYGARYVRQDMALVVEELEEERDEQARLREHGADSPVIQVRNLDFSYGKVQVLFDVSLDVYKGETLALLGTNGAGKSTLLRVVSGLGVPQRGVVRFNGRTVTYADAELRVKIGIVQLIGGTAIFPPLTVEENLRMGGFLYSGKDLEQRVDRVCELLPVVRERMRSTAGDLSGGEQQMVALAMTLLHEPEVLIIDELSLGLAPLVVQRLLEVVRELQARGMTMIIVEQSLNVALSIADRAVFMEKGEVKFEGAASELLERDDLVRAVFLSKGEA, encoded by the coding sequence ATGACCGAGGACCTCTCGGACACGCAAGAGAGCGCAGCTCCTGAACCCGCGGATTCGGCGGCTGCGCTCTCGGCGCGCTTGCTCGAAGAAGAGGCGCTCCGCGAGCAGCGGACTGCGGCGATGGTCGCAGAGCTTGCCGACGAGGAGATGCCGGGGGTCGGCCTCGACGCGATGAGCCTGCGCCGGGGGCTCGAGATCGGCGGCCTCTCGATGGTCGTCGTGCTCGGTCTCGGGCAGTTCATGGAGTTCGTCGACCGGTCGGGGTTCAGCGTCCTCGCGCCCGACATCCAGAAGACGCTCGGTGTGAGCGACGCCGTGATCGCGGCGATCGGCGGCGCCTTCGGCATCCTGTTCCTCGCCGGCTCGATCCCGCTGAGCTCGATCGCCGACCGTCGCTCGCGGACGAAGCTGGCCGCGATCTCGCTCGGCGCGTGGTCGATCGTGGTGGCGCTCACCGCGTTCGTCCAGAACGCGTTTCAACTCTTCATCGCGCGGCTCGCGAGTGGTCTCGGCCAGTCGTACCAGCTGCCGACGCACAGCCCGTTGCTCATCGACACGTACCCGATCGAGGCGCGCGGGCGGGTCTTCGCCCTGAGCAACATCATCCAGAACTGCGGGAACGGGCTCGCGCCGATGATCGCCGGTGCGATCGCCGCGATCGCCGGCGGCGACGAAGGCTGGCGGTGGGTGTTCATCGTCACCGCGATCGCCACGATCCCGATCGTCCTCGCCACGCTGCGGCTCGAGGAGCCCCGGCGCGGACGTCACGAGATGCGGGCGGTGCTGGGCGAGGAGGTCGAAGCCGACGCCGACGAGCTGCCGATCTCGCTGAGCGTCGCGTTCGAGCGGCTCAACAAGATCAAGACGTTCCACTTCTTCCTCCTGGGGATGGCGTCGCTCGGCTTCGCGCTGTTCACCGTTCCGCTGTTCCTCAACCTGATCTTCGAGCATCGTTTCGGGCTCGGTGGCTTCGAACGCGGGCTTGCCACGTCGGCGACGATCGTGCCGGGGCTCATCGCGGTGGCGTTCGTCGGGAAGCGCAGCGACTCGCTGTTCCGCCGTAGCCCGCCGAGGTGCTTGGTGTTCATCGGCGCGCTGATCGCGTCGTTCGGCATCTTCATCGCGGTCGGCGTCTTCATGCCGAGCCTCGTGCTACTCCTGATCCTCGTCGGGATCGGCGACGCGATGGCGCAATCGGCGTTCGCGATCGTGATCGCGCCGATCTCGGCGATCATCCCCTACCGATTGCGTTCCCGCGGCGTCGCCATGATCGGCCTCTACGTGTTCCTGTTCGGTGCGTTCTTCGGCGCGGTGATCACCGGCGTCCTGGCCGACGCGATCGGCCGACGCGGCGCCGTCGCGGTGGTCGTGGTCCCGGCGGCGTTGATCGGTGGCGCGCTGATCGCGTACGGCGCGCGCTACGTCCGCCAGGACATGGCACTCGTCGTGGAGGAGCTCGAGGAGGAACGTGACGAGCAGGCTCGTCTGCGAGAGCACGGCGCCGACTCGCCGGTCATTCAGGTGCGGAACCTCGATTTCTCGTACGGCAAGGTGCAGGTGCTGTTCGACGTGTCGCTCGACGTGTACAAGGGCGAGACGCTCGCGCTCCTCGGCACCAACGGCGCGGGAAAGTCCACGCTGCTGCGCGTCGTCAGCGGGTTGGGCGTGCCGCAACGCGGTGTCGTCCGGTTCAACGGGCGCACGGTCACCTACGCGGACGCCGAGCTCCGGGTGAAGATCGGCATCGTCCAGCTCATCGGCGGCACCGCGATCTTCCCGCCGCTCACCGTTGAGGAGAACCTCCGGATGGGCGGGTTCCTGTACTCGGGCAAGGATCTCGAGCAGCGCGTCGACCGAGTGTGCGAGCTCCTCCCGGTGGTCCGGGAGCGGATGCGCTCGACCGCGGGCGACCTGTCGGGTGGCGAGCAACAGATGGTCGCGCTCGCGATGACGCTGCTCCACGAGCCCGAGGTGTTGATCATCGACGAGCTCTCGCTCGGGCTCGCGCCACTCGTGGTGCAGCGGCTCCTCGAAGTGGTCCGCGAGCTTCAAGCTCGCGGCATGACGATGATCATCGTCGAGCAATCGCTCAACGTCGCCCTCTCGATCGCCGACCGCGCCGTCTTCATGGAGAAGGGTGAGGTGAAATTCGAGGGCGCGGCGAGCGAGCTGCTCGAACGCGACGACCTCGTGCGGGCCGTGTTCCTCTCGAAGGGCGAGGCATGA
- a CDS encoding ATP-binding cassette domain-containing protein, with translation MISSVVTLAVDFPRQSIFSGVMQGLTYGVIAIGLILIYRSTRVINFAIVEMGAFAAALLARLVINWGVDYWVAVPACVIVGGLLGAGIELVVVRRLFRSPRVVLFVATIGVAQLLLFFQFVLPKFDTYASFPTAFSSSWEFEGLFIRSEHVLVLVIVPVLAIVLTVFLNHTKYGTAIRASAANPDAARLSSISPKKMSTLVWTIAGLLAALGMILTIPLTSSTATETITLGPGVLLRAIVAALIGGMRSMPRAVVGGVAIGITEALLFYNYPSQVGLLDGVLFIAVLVILLVMGGRDRDTDHVDTWSFSPRVRPVPANLQGVWLVRNVPRLGTALAFFAAVVFPFIVTRPSQQLLFSRVLIYALVTLSLTVLTGWAGQLSLGQFALAGIGAFGTAALVREGLSFGVSVLLVTVIGMVVALVIGAPALRLRGLFLAVATLAFAVATSSWLFRRPFLLPDGLAVQVHRGDILGLDLTPQRTYYFLCLLVLAVGVFFVVQIRRSGVGRSFIAVRDNEQSSAAVALSPVRTKLTAFVIAGGLAALAGGLLAGLLVDFAPQRFLAAESLSVVAMAVIGGLSSIPGAVLGALWVVGIPSLFPDSPEVALFTSGAGLLILLLYFPAGLVQILYSTRDLLFGWLGRKLPPAEEAPRVAVTTGKRLTPRRVASADTPVALEVRQLSVKFGKRVVVDHVGLQVRAQETVGLIGANGAGKTTLMNAVGGFLPSEGTVVLEGRDVSRSSPPRRAALGLGRSFQHARLFADLTVRETIEVALESGAHAGPIAVGLALPRARRFERAKRSQAEEIIAFLGLGGYADRFINELSTGTRRIVELACLVAVEPRVLCLDEPTAGIAQRETEAFAPLIMRVREELNASLLVIEHDMPLVMGISDRIYCLEAGRVISEGTPEWVRRDQLVIASYLGTDEQAIARSGVAAPTSASELASTDGV, from the coding sequence ATGATCTCTTCCGTCGTCACGTTGGCGGTCGACTTCCCACGTCAGTCGATCTTCTCCGGGGTGATGCAGGGCCTCACCTACGGTGTGATCGCCATCGGGTTGATCCTGATCTACCGGTCCACGCGGGTCATCAACTTCGCGATCGTCGAGATGGGCGCCTTCGCCGCCGCGTTGCTCGCGCGGCTCGTCATCAACTGGGGCGTGGACTACTGGGTCGCGGTCCCTGCGTGCGTCATCGTCGGCGGACTCCTGGGTGCCGGGATCGAGCTCGTCGTCGTCCGCCGGCTCTTCCGCTCACCGCGCGTGGTGCTGTTCGTCGCCACGATCGGCGTTGCCCAGCTCCTGCTCTTCTTCCAGTTCGTGTTGCCCAAGTTCGACACCTACGCCTCGTTCCCCACCGCGTTCTCCTCTTCGTGGGAGTTCGAGGGTCTCTTCATCCGGAGCGAGCACGTGCTCGTGCTCGTGATCGTGCCAGTCCTCGCGATCGTGTTGACCGTGTTCCTGAACCACACGAAGTACGGGACGGCGATCCGCGCGTCGGCAGCCAACCCGGACGCGGCGCGCCTCTCCTCGATCAGTCCCAAGAAGATGTCGACGCTCGTGTGGACGATAGCGGGGTTGCTCGCGGCGCTCGGCATGATCCTGACGATCCCGCTGACGAGCTCGACGGCCACGGAGACGATCACGTTGGGTCCCGGCGTGTTGCTGCGCGCGATCGTCGCCGCGCTGATCGGCGGTATGCGGTCGATGCCGCGTGCGGTGGTCGGTGGCGTCGCCATCGGCATCACCGAGGCGCTGCTCTTCTACAACTACCCGAGCCAGGTCGGCCTGCTCGACGGGGTGCTGTTCATCGCGGTGCTTGTAATCCTGCTGGTGATGGGGGGGCGCGATCGCGATACCGACCACGTGGACACCTGGTCGTTCTCGCCTCGTGTCCGCCCGGTGCCGGCGAACCTCCAGGGCGTCTGGCTCGTGCGGAACGTTCCCCGACTCGGCACCGCGCTCGCGTTCTTCGCGGCGGTGGTCTTCCCGTTCATCGTGACGCGACCGTCGCAACAGCTGCTGTTCAGCCGGGTGTTGATCTACGCGCTCGTCACGTTGTCGCTCACGGTGCTCACGGGATGGGCGGGTCAGCTCTCGCTCGGCCAGTTCGCGCTCGCGGGTATCGGGGCGTTCGGCACCGCCGCGCTCGTTCGCGAAGGTCTGAGCTTCGGCGTCTCCGTCCTGCTCGTCACCGTCATCGGCATGGTCGTCGCGCTTGTGATCGGAGCGCCCGCGTTGCGGCTCCGAGGCTTGTTCCTCGCCGTCGCCACACTGGCGTTCGCCGTCGCGACGTCGTCATGGCTGTTCCGGCGCCCGTTCTTGTTACCCGACGGTCTGGCGGTCCAAGTGCATCGGGGCGACATCCTGGGCCTCGACCTCACCCCGCAACGCACCTACTACTTCCTCTGCCTACTGGTCTTGGCTGTCGGCGTGTTCTTCGTCGTCCAGATCCGCCGGAGCGGGGTCGGGCGCTCGTTCATCGCAGTGCGCGACAACGAGCAGTCTTCCGCTGCAGTCGCGCTCTCGCCGGTGCGGACGAAGCTCACCGCGTTCGTGATCGCCGGCGGTCTCGCCGCGCTCGCGGGCGGCCTCCTCGCCGGCCTGCTCGTGGACTTCGCCCCGCAACGCTTCCTTGCTGCGGAGTCGTTATCGGTCGTGGCCATGGCGGTGATCGGCGGTCTCTCCTCGATCCCGGGCGCCGTGCTCGGCGCGCTCTGGGTGGTGGGCATCCCGTCGCTCTTCCCCGACAGTCCCGAGGTCGCGCTCTTCACCAGCGGCGCCGGCCTGCTCATCCTGCTGTTGTACTTCCCGGCCGGTCTCGTGCAGATCCTCTACAGCACCCGCGACCTGCTCTTCGGATGGTTGGGGCGAAAGCTGCCGCCGGCCGAGGAAGCGCCGCGCGTGGCGGTCACGACAGGAAAGCGCCTCACTCCGCGGCGCGTCGCCTCCGCCGACACCCCCGTCGCACTCGAAGTGCGGCAGCTCAGCGTGAAGTTCGGCAAGCGAGTGGTCGTGGATCACGTCGGCCTGCAGGTGCGCGCGCAGGAGACCGTCGGCCTCATCGGCGCCAACGGCGCGGGGAAGACGACCCTGATGAACGCGGTGGGAGGGTTCCTGCCGAGCGAGGGCACCGTTGTGCTCGAGGGCCGCGACGTGTCGCGCTCGAGCCCACCGCGGCGCGCCGCGCTCGGACTCGGGCGTTCTTTCCAGCACGCCCGGCTGTTCGCCGACCTCACCGTGCGGGAGACCATCGAGGTCGCGCTCGAGTCCGGCGCGCACGCCGGACCGATCGCCGTGGGGCTCGCGCTGCCGCGGGCGCGCAGGTTCGAACGGGCGAAACGATCGCAGGCCGAGGAGATCATCGCGTTCCTCGGCCTCGGTGGATACGCCGACCGATTCATCAATGAGCTGTCGACCGGGACGCGCCGCATCGTGGAACTCGCGTGTCTGGTGGCAGTGGAGCCGCGTGTGCTCTGCCTCGACGAGCCGACCGCGGGCATCGCCCAGCGCGAGACCGAGGCATTCGCACCGCTGATCATGCGCGTGCGCGAGGAGCTCAACGCGAGCCTGTTGGTCATCGAGCACGACATGCCGCTCGTGATGGGTATCAGCGATCGCATCTACTGCCTCGAAGCCGGTCGCGTGATCAGCGAGGGAACTCCCGAATGGGTGCGCCGGGATCAATTGGTGATCGCGTCGTACCTCGGCACCGACGAACAGGCGATCGCGCGCAGCGGTGTGGCAGCACCGACCTCCGCTAGCGAACTTGCGTCAACAGACGGCGTATAG